The following nucleotide sequence is from Trifolium pratense cultivar HEN17-A07 linkage group LG2, ARS_RC_1.1, whole genome shotgun sequence.
AACAGCTTCTGGACAAGTTGtaaattgtttccataagctcttccAAACAGTCTCGAAAGtgtttatgtcagtagataaattcaaataaaccaatccaaacagacccttgaTATGAAATGACAATCTCATGTTCAACCAACTTTCAGCTGGAGATCCTGGAGTTCAACGTGGTTCTTGCCGACGTAGAAAAGAATCAAATCCGCTAAACTCAAGAAGTGCATCACTTTTCTTGCAGAATTACTTCCCAACATATCCGGTTGAAGCCGACTCTTGCAAAGACAATTCAGCTCCACTTGCAAATATGGTGAACACATGTTacaaaactgcaggaaatgtgCTGCCTAATTTCATAGCTGTTAATTTTTACATGGTATTGTTCGTTCTTCTATGTTgtcaattcaaattcaataaaaaagaaaacatctCAACCTCACAAATCCATTTTGGAATTTAATGCAGAGGAGTAACGGTGGTGGTGTTTTTGACGTTGTCGATAGAATAAATGGTCACATGTTGTGTGGGTGCAGTACAGTCATTGCTTGCCAGGTTAATTTGTATTTCTTGTCCAAATATGTATTGCCTTAAATGCCATTTGTTTGTGAactttcttctttatttttacGATTTCTTATATCTATATGTTTTCTGATGAATTTTGCAGGAGGGAGCACCTTTTGGATCATGCAAGAACATTTCTGTTCCAAGTTCAAGTCCATTGACCAACACTGCTGGACGCTTTAATGGTTATGTTCAGTTTTCTGTTAGATCAGCTTCACCAGTCCGTTCTCCAAATTGCTCGCTTTTCCTCTTGTTTTACTTCCTGCTTACTGCAGTTCTGTTGCAATTTCGATGAATATATTATTGTAAATCATATGCAAGCTAGGTGAGTCAAGACTCAAGATGAGTTTCTGGTATTGTCATATTTGAATATCATATACGAGATAGTCTCTTGAATGTCATGGAATAGTTTAGAAGTTAGAAAATTAGGTGACAAAATTTCAGAATAGTGAAGGCTATAATCAAGAATCTGAGAAGTCGCCTCAGGTAGATAGCAACGAAGACAGACCAAGAATATATCTGGATCGGTTCAGGTATGTTGTATGTTTGGCATTCTTGATGTGTACACTTTCCTTACTTATCTGTCGTCGCATCGCATGTGCATATGGTTTTTGATAAAATAGTTGCAAATGTATTAATTGTTGGCTCACTGTAACGTTTCTCCTCGTTGTCTTTCAGGTTTTTTAGGAAGACATCAACAGTCAACAGTATAATGATTTCGCAATATCAAGATTGTTGGAAACTCTTGGTCATGATTCATGGTAATGGTTTGTTATGATTGAATCCTAAGTCTAACAATTCTTACCATGTGCATTTCCTTCAAACAACGTTAAACTAATTACGTACTGTAATCATGTCttatgaattattttgtgaaCTTAACCTTTACAACAATTACAATTTGATAGAGTTCAAAATACAAAGTTATGAACCGCAACATGGTGTTTTCTGTACATTATTAAAGAAAGAATATTGATATATTCATCTTTTCATGAATCAAATTTAAGAGTACAAGAAGAAAACAATCtgtacatataaaaaaattaacagtgAAAGTATCACTGTTAGAATCAGTAACTTGGATATTATTCTATACATGCAATCCagttttagatttttatttcaAGAGTTGGACTCATGATAAGTAAATTGTTAAGACAATCCACAGGAACTCTTGTTCCCCATACATTCATTGATTTGAGCTTGAGGCATTGATCAACTAGGGCAGTAAGTCCATTTTCGGTTACATGACGGCAGCTCCACAGAACAATGGTCtgaacaagaacaagaagcaATCATATATGACATGGATTTAAGGGAGAAGGAGACATATTTGACACATACTAACATTCAATTTTTACAATTTACCTCCATTTTTGGACAACTTTTTGAGATGGCAAATAGAGATTCATCTGTGATAAATGTACCACCAACATTCAGATGCCGTAGCGACTTAGTTCTGGAGATCTGTTAGAATAATTGCCATCAGAGAAGCAAAAGGAATTAACATTAAAATTATTCAATGATTTGTCCTGCAAAAGATGCAGCAACACCCAAAGTAACAATTCATGAACCTGATAAATGCcagaataatgaaaagattcagATTCCGAAACTTGGACCCCCTGCAGCTGCACTTACATACGGTGCAGCCGCGGCAGGACTGTTGGATCAAAGAcggaaatatttttataatgatgATGGCATACCAGTTGAACAACTCCTTCATCTGTGATACCAGTTAAACCCCATAATGATATGGATGTGAGATTGCTGATACACTTTGCAAATGATATTCTGATAAGTCCAGCATCAGTTATTTGACAACTCCAGCGGCTCCTTGGTCTGCAAATACAATAACACAAATaatgttgtgtttgtttcagttgCTAAATCTCTCAGCTTGTCAATGGCAAGTGACACAAACATATTCCATGTTTAATCTAATTGTTGAGAATCCACACTGGCTAATGATATGAGCTAAACAACGGTTACAAATTACAAAATGGTGGGTGGGGGGAatcttacaagtcggttttagCAAGCTAGGCCTAACCCAAATTCATATTATGGTATCAGATATCAGCGCCTATCATAGATCTGTTGGACCGCTAGTTATCAGACTACTCGAGTAATCTCACACATGTCCATTATCAGACTACTTGAGTAAACACGTGTCCATTTCTAATTGCAAGAAAATATGTTAAGAGTCTcatattagttaatgatatggaCTAAATAATCTTACAAGTCGATTTTAGCAAGCTATGCCTAACCTAAATTCATATTATGATATCAGATATCAAAGCCTATCATAGATCTGTTGGGCCGGTAGTTATCAGACCACTCGAGTAATGTCACGCATGTTCATTATCAGACTACTCGAGTAATGTCACACATGTCTATTTCTAACTGTGAGGAAATACAGTAAGAGTCTcatattaattaatgatatgGACTAAATAGTGTTTAGTGAGTTGAGACTTAATCCAACAAATTCTCCACTGTGAAAGGCTATGCAGTTTCAAACAAAGCAGAATGTTCATAGCATTCAAGTATCCAACTAGAAACCTTTTATCATTGGATTGTCAATTAATTCCTCATCCATTCAAAATTGATTTAACTCAATATTTACACCATTCATCTCCAAAGCTCATAAAATCAACACTAaacttttgagttttgacttTGATATTAAACAGAAATCATCAAAGACAATATGACAGAAACATTCCACCAATCTTATCATCAAAAACTACAAAGAATCATAGAATTATTAgaattaagaaaagaaaagcaaacATACATATCAAGTTTTCTGAGGTTGTAGGCATGAGAAACAAGTCGAGAAGTTGAATCATCATCCATCTTCCAACCAGCAAAACTAAGATTCTGTTTCCTTGCCAGAGATTCCTTCACACCTTGTTTCCATTTCTTGCAAACCTTGCTAGCCCTTACAAAACCACACAATATACACCACAAACATTAATAActgaaaaaaagaaaacaaaacatttaTAGTATGATTCATGATCAAACTTACTGTGCCAAATCAGTGAAAGAAGTGAAGAGAACAAAAATATGAGCCAACAAGTCAATAGGCAAACGATCAATTTCAGCCTCAAGTTCCATAAAGAAGATTCTCCAAATTCAccactcacaaaacaaaaaaagaaaagataaaaattcAACTATGTAAACTATAATTGTTTCGCAACTCAACCTTAATCTATGCTATGCGTGTTGGAAATGGCTTTTGGTTCCACCAAGTTAGCTTCTtgttaaatataataataataattgtatcCAACAAAAGGCACAATATGAAAAAGTGTCCTCATGTTTTCGTCATCGTTTCACCTTGTCCTTTTCTGCCACGTAACTTCCTACCTTTTGTGTgtacatattttgttttttttttttcattttaatattttaaaaatggtgtcacatactatttttatttacacACAAATTCTTGAATCTGTTATCATCGTTACAACAGATTCAGAATCTTGTTGATTGTTTAACAGTGTGAGCTTTGGGGCCATAGATGAGCCATCGCCTCATAGTATGGGACccgtgttattattattattattattattattattaattttaccgcaaaaaatgatttaaattaaatttgattggATGGAATCGAATcgaaaattttgaaattattcATTCAAAACCGATTCAAACCTAGCTGCAATTCATGACTTAGAATGTTATTATTAGTTAACTTGGATTTCCATTTGAAAGACTCTATGTTGGTGTAGTAGCTTGCGGACTCCATGGGTGTGTATGGTAAcataaacaagttttttttactagcttatagtttttctcatatgctatttcaagtagcgtttgagctcatagcttatagttttttataccttattccatttttaccctttaatttaataattatccactctaaaaaagaaactactcactatcaattatgtcattttatatttattaaccactttaaaagctaattttacaaaacactttaatttcaattagctaatttttcagctatcagctataactAACTTTTCAGCTAGCTTATGACTTATTTTTACCGAAGAGACTCTATCTTGGATTTCAAGATGTGTCATGCCTACCAAAAAATGAACTAGGGTAAAGATACGCTTGCTAATATAAGATGCGACAATGAGTCAATCATAcgaatttataatt
It contains:
- the LOC123905852 gene encoding F-box protein At5g67140, whose product is MELEAEIDRLPIDLLAHIFVLFTSFTDLAQASKVCKKWKQGVKESLARKQNLSFAGWKMDDDSTSRLVSHAYNLRKLDIPRSRWSCQITDAGLIRISFAKCISNLTSISLWGLTGITDEGVVQLISRTKSLRHLNVGGTFITDESLFAISKSCPKMETIVLWSCRHVTENGLTALVDQCLKLKSMNVWGTRVPVDCLNNLLIMSPTLEIKI